From the Clavibacter phaseoli genome, one window contains:
- a CDS encoding ROK family transcriptional regulator yields the protein MTPNATRLQDAEVAPGSVGDVLRLIREERAVSRSAIARRTGLSPSTVGIRVDALLRLGLVAEGGDEESRGGRRARRLDVVREAGSVAAVDFGARHLTVAVADLAGDVVGSVRRTGLPDQDPEAVVAAMWSEVQGLLAEHGLDPALLSGIGVGLPAPIEHPSGRVVLPSFMPSWHNVSLPSLFAAHTDVPVVVENDANLVALAESAPGARSDGDHLLAVVLGTRIGSGILTGGRLHRGASGAAGEISHSAVDGEAAISCICGIPNCLESVAGGGAVAARLTALGHPVESASDIIELGRTADPEIVTVLREAGTRIGASLATIVNFLNPRAVVLSGTMSASAPLVAAIRAELFSRCLPIAAHDLDVRAAVDPANAVVRGATRMILEEVLAPARVEQRVRALAEADVPGATA from the coding sequence ATGACCCCGAACGCCACGCGCCTCCAGGACGCGGAGGTCGCCCCCGGATCCGTGGGCGACGTGCTCCGTCTCATCCGGGAGGAGCGCGCCGTCTCGCGCTCCGCGATCGCGCGCCGCACGGGCCTCTCGCCGTCCACCGTCGGCATCCGCGTGGACGCGCTGCTGCGCCTCGGCCTCGTCGCCGAGGGCGGGGACGAGGAGTCCCGCGGCGGGCGTCGCGCCCGGCGGCTCGACGTCGTGCGGGAGGCGGGATCCGTCGCCGCGGTCGACTTCGGCGCCCGCCACCTCACCGTGGCCGTCGCCGACCTCGCGGGCGACGTCGTCGGCAGCGTGCGCCGCACGGGGCTGCCCGACCAGGACCCGGAGGCGGTCGTCGCCGCCATGTGGTCCGAGGTGCAGGGCCTGCTGGCCGAGCACGGGCTGGATCCCGCGCTGCTGTCCGGCATCGGCGTGGGGCTGCCCGCGCCCATCGAGCACCCGTCCGGCCGGGTCGTGCTGCCGTCCTTCATGCCGTCGTGGCACAACGTCAGCCTGCCGTCGCTCTTCGCCGCGCACACCGATGTGCCGGTGGTCGTCGAGAACGACGCGAACCTCGTGGCGCTCGCCGAGTCGGCGCCCGGCGCCCGCAGCGACGGCGACCACCTCCTCGCCGTGGTGCTCGGCACGCGCATCGGCAGCGGGATCCTCACCGGCGGGCGCCTGCACCGCGGGGCCAGCGGCGCCGCCGGCGAGATCAGCCACTCCGCGGTCGACGGCGAGGCGGCCATCTCCTGCATCTGCGGGATCCCGAACTGCCTCGAGTCGGTCGCGGGCGGCGGCGCCGTGGCCGCGCGGCTCACCGCGCTCGGGCACCCGGTGGAGAGCGCGTCGGACATCATCGAGCTGGGCCGCACGGCGGATCCCGAGATCGTCACGGTGCTGCGCGAGGCCGGCACCCGGATCGGGGCGTCGCTCGCCACCATCGTCAACTTCCTCAACCCGCGCGCGGTCGTGCTGAGCGGCACCATGTCGGCGTCCGCGCCGCTCGTGGCCGCCATCCGCGCGGAGCTGTTCTCCCGCTGCCTGCCCATCGCGGCGCACGACCTCGACGTGCGCGCGGCCGTGGATCCCGCGAACGCCGTGGTCCGCGGCGCCACCCGCATGATCCTCGAGGAGGTGCTCGCGCCCGCCCGCGTCGAGCAGCGGGTCCGCGCCCTCGCCGAGGCCGACGTGCCGGGCGCGACCGCGTGA
- a CDS encoding glycoside hydrolase family 26 protein: MPTRRRLKCAVVTAVAPAVVTATVLVAPALASRASAAQAVPATPAAIVLSVASGPVGTAVTVTGTGFPARKGAVVAAGSAAKRITTTATGRFTTAITIPRTSLSTIRITATVGTRSAGAAFSVTAAKSAGSARSAAPAPTPTPAPPTTAPAPTTSAPASTAPAISSARLRLGLSTPGGPTANGELDAASTTLGESPSIVMSHVDFTHPAPISGLRSVAARGADSLITWEPWQGGAGVDQSAYSNARVVAGDHDAYIRSWGADLAKYGKTVYLRYGHEMNGNWYPWSDGVNGNASGSYVAAWRHVHDLVMAQGATNVKWVWSPNVPYPGSTDLASLYPGADQVDVVALDGYNWGAVPGQRWTAPADLFGPGLAQLRSIAPGKPLVIAEVASSETGGSKADWDRDLVAYLQAQPDVLGFVWFDFQKEEDWRIDSSAASAAALRDALALRRG, translated from the coding sequence ATGCCCACTCGCCGCCGCCTGAAGTGCGCCGTCGTCACCGCGGTCGCGCCCGCGGTCGTGACGGCCACCGTGCTCGTCGCCCCGGCTCTGGCCTCCCGCGCGTCCGCGGCGCAGGCCGTGCCCGCGACGCCGGCCGCGATCGTCCTCTCCGTCGCCTCCGGCCCGGTCGGCACGGCCGTGACCGTGACCGGCACCGGCTTCCCCGCGAGGAAGGGCGCCGTCGTCGCCGCCGGATCCGCCGCGAAGCGCATCACGACCACCGCGACCGGGCGCTTCACCACCGCGATCACGATCCCCCGCACCTCGCTCTCGACGATCCGCATCACCGCGACCGTCGGCACGCGCTCGGCCGGCGCCGCCTTCTCCGTCACCGCGGCGAAGTCGGCCGGGTCCGCCCGCTCCGCGGCGCCCGCGCCGACCCCGACGCCCGCTCCCCCGACGACGGCCCCCGCGCCGACGACCTCCGCTCCCGCGTCCACCGCCCCCGCCATCAGCTCCGCCCGCCTGCGCCTCGGCCTCTCGACGCCCGGCGGCCCCACGGCGAACGGCGAGCTCGACGCCGCGTCCACGACCCTCGGCGAGAGCCCGTCCATCGTCATGAGCCACGTCGACTTCACGCACCCGGCGCCCATCTCGGGCCTCCGGAGCGTGGCCGCGCGCGGCGCCGACAGCCTCATCACCTGGGAGCCGTGGCAGGGCGGCGCGGGCGTCGACCAGTCCGCCTACTCGAACGCGCGCGTCGTCGCGGGCGACCACGACGCGTACATCCGCTCGTGGGGCGCCGACCTCGCGAAGTACGGGAAGACCGTCTACCTCCGATACGGGCACGAGATGAACGGGAACTGGTACCCGTGGTCCGACGGCGTCAACGGCAACGCGTCCGGGTCCTACGTCGCGGCGTGGAGGCACGTGCACGACCTCGTCATGGCGCAGGGGGCCACGAACGTGAAGTGGGTGTGGAGCCCGAACGTGCCGTACCCGGGATCCACCGACCTCGCGTCCCTCTACCCCGGCGCCGACCAGGTCGACGTCGTCGCCCTCGACGGCTACAACTGGGGCGCCGTCCCCGGCCAGCGCTGGACCGCGCCCGCCGACCTCTTCGGCCCGGGCCTCGCGCAGCTGCGCTCCATCGCCCCCGGAAAGCCCCTCGTCATCGCCGAGGTGGCGTCGAGCGAGACGGGCGGATCCAAGGCCGACTGGGATCGCGACCTCGTCGCCTACCTGCAGGCCCAGCCCGACGTGCTCGGCTTCGTGTGGTTCGACTTCCAGAAGGAGGAGGACTGGCGGATCGACAGCTCGGCCGCCTCCGCCGCCGCGCTCCGCGACGCGCTCGCCCTCCGGCGCGGCTGA
- a CDS encoding glucosamine-6-phosphate deaminase, with amino-acid sequence MQVVIRDSPEEVGRYAAGVIGARVRDGSLRVLGVATGSSPLPVYEALAAGPDRDALHGLTAFALDEYVGLPADHPEGYRAVIDREVTRRLGLDPARVHVPDGRVEGIRDAGDRFEALIREAGGIDLQILGIGATGHIGFNEPTSSFASRTRIKTLTPETRADNARFFASPEEVPVHCVTQGLGTILDARRVLLVAHGASKAAAVAAAVEGPLTSMCPGSALQLHPDATVVVDEAAAAGLALADYHRFVFANRPGWQV; translated from the coding sequence ATGCAGGTGGTCATCCGGGACAGCCCCGAGGAGGTGGGCCGGTACGCGGCCGGCGTGATCGGCGCGCGCGTGCGCGACGGGAGCCTGCGCGTGCTCGGGGTGGCGACGGGATCCTCGCCGCTGCCCGTCTACGAGGCGCTCGCCGCAGGGCCCGACCGCGACGCCCTCCACGGGCTCACGGCCTTCGCGCTCGACGAGTACGTGGGGCTCCCCGCGGACCACCCGGAGGGCTACCGCGCCGTGATCGACCGCGAGGTCACGCGGCGGCTCGGCCTCGACCCGGCCCGCGTCCACGTGCCCGACGGCCGGGTGGAGGGGATCCGGGACGCGGGCGACCGGTTCGAGGCGCTCATCCGGGAGGCGGGCGGCATCGACCTGCAGATCCTCGGCATCGGCGCGACGGGGCACATCGGCTTCAACGAGCCGACCTCGTCGTTCGCGTCGCGCACGCGCATCAAGACGCTCACGCCCGAGACGCGGGCCGACAACGCGCGCTTCTTCGCGTCACCGGAGGAGGTGCCCGTGCACTGCGTCACGCAGGGGCTCGGCACGATCCTCGACGCGCGCCGCGTGCTCCTCGTCGCGCACGGCGCGTCGAAGGCGGCGGCCGTGGCGGCGGCGGTCGAGGGGCCGCTCACCAGCATGTGCCCGGGATCCGCGCTGCAGCTGCACCCCGACGCGACCGTCGTGGTCGACGAGGCCGCGGCCGCCGGCCTCGCGCTCGCCGACTACCACCGCTTCGTGTTCGCGAACCGGCCGGGGTGGCAGGTCTGA
- a CDS encoding alpha/beta hydrolase, translating into MTRAHRRRETAIALAAVLVGLVILPAPPGSGVEGGFAQLDRYAALTASQAQRMIRAHPALELQVMDASPERVVSWWAAKDREHQRALIRSSPELVGNLDGVDYASRDAANRRQLRTELRTEREAVAAHPDDADARNRLTALTAIRDALKPEARTGGGTEPRRWLVSLSHRDPPLAAIAVGDLDTARQVTFTLPGMGTYTDDMQLWTETAQNVFDAQASVGAPAAHAVVAWIGYRTPPPGVDATLGDYAERGAPLLASEIAGLQAARRGGDLTSVDVIAHSYGSTMAADALAARDLGVDSFVMLGSAGVEDGIEDARQLHARHVYAGEAADDDEAVWGRLSRQDPRAPGFGATVISVDGDPARGLLPVTTHAPVLHSPWNDDPDSRAWTTIRDPAQRAAEFAAHEETYGYLDAGTESLRNAAIATTPHATQALDPTEG; encoded by the coding sequence GTGACCCGAGCCCACCGGCGGCGCGAGACCGCGATCGCCCTCGCCGCCGTGCTCGTCGGCCTCGTGATCCTGCCGGCCCCGCCCGGATCCGGCGTCGAGGGGGGCTTCGCGCAGCTCGACCGCTACGCCGCCCTCACCGCGTCGCAGGCCCAGCGGATGATCCGGGCGCACCCGGCCCTCGAGCTGCAGGTGATGGACGCGTCGCCCGAGCGCGTCGTGTCCTGGTGGGCCGCGAAGGACCGGGAGCACCAGCGGGCGCTCATCCGCAGCTCGCCCGAGCTCGTCGGCAACCTCGACGGCGTCGACTACGCCTCGCGCGACGCGGCCAACCGCCGCCAGCTGCGGACCGAGCTGCGCACGGAGCGGGAGGCGGTCGCCGCCCACCCCGACGACGCCGACGCCCGGAACCGGCTCACGGCCCTCACGGCGATCCGCGACGCGCTGAAGCCGGAGGCCCGGACGGGCGGCGGCACGGAGCCGAGGCGTTGGCTCGTGTCGCTGAGCCACCGGGATCCGCCGCTCGCCGCCATCGCGGTCGGCGACCTCGACACCGCCCGCCAGGTCACCTTCACGCTGCCGGGCATGGGCACCTACACCGACGACATGCAGCTCTGGACGGAGACCGCGCAGAACGTGTTCGACGCGCAGGCGTCGGTCGGCGCCCCGGCCGCGCACGCCGTGGTCGCGTGGATCGGGTACCGCACGCCGCCGCCCGGCGTCGACGCGACGCTGGGCGACTACGCGGAGCGCGGCGCCCCGCTGCTCGCGAGCGAGATCGCGGGGCTGCAGGCGGCGCGCCGCGGCGGCGACCTCACGAGCGTCGACGTGATCGCGCACTCGTACGGATCCACCATGGCCGCCGACGCCCTCGCCGCCCGCGACCTCGGCGTCGACTCCTTCGTGATGCTCGGCTCGGCCGGCGTCGAGGACGGCATCGAGGACGCCCGCCAGCTGCACGCCCGGCACGTCTACGCGGGCGAGGCGGCGGACGACGACGAGGCCGTGTGGGGGCGGCTCTCCCGGCAGGATCCGCGCGCCCCCGGCTTCGGCGCCACCGTGATCTCGGTCGACGGCGATCCCGCGCGCGGCCTCCTGCCCGTCACCACGCACGCGCCGGTCCTGCACTCGCCGTGGAACGACGACCCGGACTCGCGCGCCTGGACGACCATCCGCGACCCGGCCCAGCGCGCCGCCGAGTTCGCCGCCCACGAGGAGACGTACGGCTACCTCGACGCGGGCACGGAGTCGCTGCGGAACGCCGCCATCGCGACCACGCCGCACGCGACCCAGGCGCTCGACCCGACCGAGGGCTGA
- a CDS encoding luciferase family protein: MISTPRPGPRPTLSDDGPQRQLTDRATPGLWGRLVARAFALPGVREGHSQVSPASSRGLFLEDRAEPVVPWTSLAPEGRLEPVHLHGVDDTSLHLCLPVARGAELTALGWATPHQYEDHGTEFLVYGPRDEAELEVVVGIVEEAIAFARDPGDERPAHVPAPAG; encoded by the coding sequence ATGATCTCCACCCCGCGCCCCGGCCCCCGTCCGACGCTCTCCGACGACGGCCCGCAGCGGCAGCTCACCGACCGCGCGACGCCCGGGCTCTGGGGCCGCCTCGTCGCGCGCGCGTTCGCGCTGCCCGGCGTGCGCGAGGGCCACAGCCAGGTGTCGCCCGCCTCTTCGCGCGGCCTGTTCCTCGAGGACCGCGCCGAGCCCGTCGTCCCGTGGACCTCGCTCGCGCCGGAGGGCCGCCTCGAGCCGGTGCACCTGCACGGCGTGGACGACACGTCCCTGCACCTCTGCCTGCCGGTCGCCCGCGGCGCCGAGCTCACCGCGCTCGGCTGGGCGACGCCGCACCAGTACGAGGACCACGGCACCGAGTTCCTCGTCTACGGTCCGCGCGACGAGGCCGAGCTCGAGGTGGTGGTCGGGATCGTCGAGGAGGCGATCGCCTTCGCCCGCGACCCCGGCGACGAGCGACCGGCGCACGTCCCCGCCCCCGCGGGCTGA
- a CDS encoding glycoside hydrolase family 26 protein, whose translation MTHHPRTIRTATTLILGLALTAGILTTASPASAATTGQAPTAASAAPAVSDAGLRFGVATPGGPTDGSELDQVATQVGESPSIVLSYADFTQSPPIAALDSVAARGAETLLTWEPWEAGAGADQPAYTNASIAAGDHDAYIREWGAALAKWGGPVYLRYAHEMNGDWYPWAEGVDGNGAGSYAAAWRHVHDVVVGAGATEVRWVWTPNVPYTGSTALAGLYPGDGYVDVVGLDGYNWGTSITGHSWVQPADLFGPGLERLRGIAPGKPIVVAETASSEVGGSKAQWDQDLVAYLQAQPDVQAFVWFDMDKEADWRIGSSASSATALRDALAARRV comes from the coding sequence ATGACGCACCACCCCCGCACCATCCGCACCGCGACCACCCTCATCCTGGGTCTCGCCCTCACCGCCGGGATCCTCACCACAGCATCCCCCGCCAGTGCCGCGACCACCGGCCAGGCCCCGACCGCCGCGAGCGCCGCTCCGGCCGTCTCCGACGCCGGGCTCCGGTTCGGCGTCGCCACCCCCGGCGGCCCGACCGACGGCAGCGAGCTCGACCAGGTGGCCACGCAGGTCGGCGAGAGCCCGAGCATCGTGCTCTCCTACGCCGACTTCACGCAGTCGCCGCCCATCGCGGCCCTCGACTCCGTCGCCGCGCGGGGCGCCGAGACCCTCCTCACCTGGGAGCCGTGGGAGGCCGGCGCGGGCGCGGATCAGCCCGCGTACACGAACGCGAGCATCGCCGCGGGCGACCACGACGCGTACATCCGAGAGTGGGGTGCCGCCCTCGCGAAGTGGGGCGGCCCGGTCTACCTCCGCTACGCGCACGAGATGAACGGCGACTGGTACCCGTGGGCCGAGGGCGTCGACGGCAACGGCGCGGGCTCATACGCCGCCGCCTGGCGGCACGTGCACGACGTCGTCGTGGGCGCCGGCGCGACCGAGGTGCGCTGGGTGTGGACGCCGAACGTGCCGTACACCGGATCCACCGCGCTCGCGGGCCTCTACCCGGGCGACGGGTACGTCGACGTCGTCGGGCTCGACGGCTACAACTGGGGCACCAGCATCACCGGCCACTCGTGGGTCCAGCCCGCCGACCTGTTCGGCCCAGGCCTCGAGCGCCTCCGCGGCATCGCGCCGGGGAAGCCCATCGTCGTCGCCGAGACCGCGTCCTCCGAGGTCGGCGGATCCAAGGCCCAGTGGGATCAGGACCTCGTCGCCTACCTGCAGGCCCAGCCCGACGTCCAGGCGTTCGTCTGGTTCGACATGGACAAGGAGGCGGACTGGCGCATCGGCAGCTCCGCGTCGTCCGCCACCGCCCTCCGCGACGCGCTCGCCGCCCGTCGCGTCTGA
- a CDS encoding carbohydrate ABC transporter permease: MTTALASTRLPESYQRRTLHEKEGRAGYALVAPTTILLSVFYLYPLLQTVVYSFTDWNPGAPGATSFVGLDNFAGLFSPTSGFLAALRNTAIIAIVVVPGSMAVGLLFAAMLDGPFRGRSFYRTMIFAPHIAPTVGSALIFSYLLTPLGGLVNTALKPFGVNSISFLTTEPWAIVAVIVFIVWQQTGYTMIIFSAALSTIPPSYHEAAKLDGAGVVRRFFSISLPLVAPTSGFLVITGLISTLQVFTQVYVLTGGGPLGSTKTAIYWIYEQGFQFFNGGAATAASVVLLLIGITVTAIQLKFLSRRDTVEML, translated from the coding sequence GTGACGACCGCCCTCGCGTCGACCCGCCTGCCGGAGTCGTACCAGCGCCGCACCCTGCACGAGAAGGAGGGCCGCGCCGGCTACGCGCTCGTCGCCCCCACCACGATCCTGCTGTCGGTCTTCTACCTCTACCCGCTGCTCCAGACCGTGGTCTACAGCTTCACCGACTGGAACCCGGGCGCCCCCGGCGCCACGAGCTTCGTCGGCCTCGACAACTTCGCGGGCCTCTTCTCGCCCACGAGCGGGTTCCTCGCGGCGCTCCGCAACACGGCGATCATCGCGATCGTGGTGGTGCCGGGATCCATGGCCGTCGGCCTGCTCTTCGCCGCCATGCTCGACGGCCCGTTCCGCGGCCGCTCGTTCTACCGGACCATGATCTTCGCGCCGCACATCGCCCCCACCGTCGGCAGCGCGCTCATCTTCAGCTACCTGCTCACGCCGCTCGGCGGCCTGGTGAACACGGCGCTGAAGCCCTTCGGCGTCAACTCGATCTCGTTCCTCACGACCGAGCCGTGGGCCATCGTCGCGGTCATCGTCTTCATCGTGTGGCAGCAGACGGGCTACACGATGATCATCTTCTCGGCCGCGCTCTCCACCATCCCGCCGAGCTACCACGAGGCCGCGAAGCTCGACGGCGCGGGCGTCGTCCGCCGCTTCTTCTCCATCTCGCTGCCGCTGGTCGCGCCCACGAGCGGGTTCCTCGTCATCACCGGCCTCATCAGCACGCTGCAGGTGTTCACGCAGGTCTACGTCCTCACGGGCGGCGGCCCGCTCGGATCCACCAAGACCGCCATCTACTGGATCTACGAGCAGGGCTTCCAGTTCTTCAACGGCGGCGCGGCCACGGCCGCCTCGGTCGTCCTCCTGCTGATCGGCATCACCGTGACCGCGATCCAGCTCAAGTTCCTGTCGCGCCGCGACACCGTCGAGATGCTGTGA
- a CDS encoding ROK family protein: MTRGDADPAPARPCAVVAVDVGGTTLKGAVLDAHGGVVARRVSPTFDGRMDALATLRELVADLVDRSARDGVRVAAVGLASPGLVDAETGSIGYAANLGWSGLPLRRILEDELGLPVHVEHDARAAAVAERAAHPDEEAAFRDFVFIPIGTGVAAAVVTSGVVVRGATGGAGEFGHTPIVGGGDLCGCGQHGCLEAYASATSVLARYRRRGGTAASSTPGIVARLDADPDARAVWADAVDALAVGITTLAVVLDPARVVIGGGLSGAGDALLVPLRAAVDARLGWRSAPPIIRSTLGTHAGVIGAALLAGGPAMSPGFAVRAEASLRASTAEAVGAPASIAADPPAPGSTVPSART, encoded by the coding sequence GTGACGCGCGGGGACGCGGATCCGGCGCCGGCGCGGCCGTGCGCGGTCGTCGCGGTGGACGTCGGCGGCACCACGCTGAAGGGCGCCGTGCTCGACGCCCACGGCGGCGTCGTCGCGCGCCGCGTCTCCCCGACGTTCGACGGGCGGATGGACGCGCTCGCCACCCTGCGCGAGCTCGTCGCCGACCTCGTCGACCGGTCGGCGCGCGACGGCGTGCGCGTGGCCGCCGTGGGCCTCGCGTCGCCCGGCCTCGTGGACGCGGAGACGGGGAGCATCGGGTACGCCGCGAACCTCGGCTGGTCCGGGCTGCCGCTCCGACGGATCCTCGAGGACGAGCTGGGCCTCCCCGTGCACGTGGAGCACGACGCCCGGGCCGCCGCGGTCGCCGAGCGCGCCGCGCACCCGGACGAGGAGGCGGCCTTCCGCGACTTCGTCTTCATCCCCATCGGCACGGGCGTGGCCGCCGCGGTCGTGACCTCCGGCGTCGTCGTCCGCGGCGCGACCGGCGGCGCCGGCGAGTTCGGGCACACGCCCATCGTCGGCGGCGGCGACCTCTGCGGCTGCGGCCAGCACGGCTGCCTGGAGGCGTACGCGTCGGCGACGAGCGTCCTCGCCCGGTACCGCAGGCGCGGCGGCACGGCCGCCTCCTCGACGCCCGGGATCGTCGCGCGGCTCGACGCGGATCCCGACGCGCGCGCCGTGTGGGCCGACGCGGTCGACGCGCTCGCCGTGGGGATCACGACGCTCGCCGTGGTGCTCGACCCCGCGCGCGTCGTGATCGGCGGCGGCCTCTCCGGCGCGGGCGACGCCCTGCTCGTGCCGCTGCGCGCCGCGGTCGACGCCCGGCTCGGCTGGCGGTCGGCGCCGCCCATCATCCGCTCGACGCTCGGCACGCACGCGGGCGTCATCGGCGCGGCCCTGCTCGCCGGCGGCCCCGCCATGTCGCCCGGCTTCGCCGTGCGCGCGGAGGCGTCCCTGCGGGCGTCGACCGCCGAGGCCGTGGGCGCGCCCGCGTCGATCGCCGCCGACCCGCCGGCCCCCGGATCCACCGTCCCATCCGCCCGCACGTGA
- a CDS encoding Gfo/Idh/MocA family protein gives MTAVRESHEGPLRVAVMSFAHTHARSYLALLAGMDDVEARASDPGPHPDGELRGRAMADALGVAYADTHDELLAWRPDAVIVASENVRHRELVELAASAGADILCEKPLATTLEDGLAMERAVADAGVRLMVAFPVRFASAFQELRAAHARGALGQLVALRGANNGKLPMERAWFGDPALSGGGALVDHVVHVADLLDALTGAEAVSVTAVSNRILHAHRAQAETGGLVTITYDSGLVAAIDCSFTQADTAPTWGGVKVTATGTAGSVGIDFFGPRVRGLDAATGRPIELPYGPDFDAALLDAFLAGVRGGEQPQPDLQVGLRTLRIVLAAQESARTGRTIEVAAL, from the coding sequence GTGACCGCCGTGCGGGAGAGCCACGAGGGCCCGCTGCGCGTCGCCGTCATGTCGTTCGCGCACACGCACGCCCGCTCCTACCTCGCGCTGCTCGCGGGGATGGACGACGTCGAGGCGCGCGCGAGCGACCCCGGCCCGCACCCGGACGGCGAGCTGCGCGGCCGCGCCATGGCCGACGCGCTCGGCGTCGCGTACGCCGACACCCACGACGAGCTGCTCGCCTGGCGGCCGGACGCCGTGATCGTCGCGAGCGAGAACGTGCGGCACCGCGAGCTGGTGGAGCTCGCCGCATCCGCCGGCGCCGACATCCTCTGCGAGAAGCCGCTCGCCACCACGCTCGAGGACGGCCTCGCCATGGAGCGGGCCGTCGCCGACGCGGGCGTGCGGCTCATGGTCGCGTTCCCCGTGCGCTTCGCCAGCGCGTTCCAGGAGCTGCGGGCCGCGCACGCCCGCGGCGCCCTCGGCCAGCTCGTCGCGCTCCGCGGCGCCAACAACGGGAAGCTGCCGATGGAGCGGGCGTGGTTCGGGGATCCGGCGCTGTCCGGCGGCGGCGCGCTCGTCGACCACGTGGTGCACGTCGCCGACCTGCTCGACGCGCTCACGGGCGCGGAGGCGGTCAGCGTCACGGCCGTGAGCAACCGGATCCTGCACGCCCACCGCGCGCAGGCCGAGACCGGCGGGCTCGTCACGATCACCTACGACTCGGGCCTCGTCGCCGCGATCGACTGCTCGTTCACGCAGGCCGACACCGCGCCCACCTGGGGTGGCGTGAAGGTCACCGCGACCGGCACGGCCGGCAGCGTCGGGATCGACTTCTTCGGGCCCCGGGTCCGCGGGCTCGACGCCGCCACCGGCCGGCCGATCGAGCTGCCGTACGGCCCGGACTTCGACGCCGCCCTCCTCGACGCGTTCCTCGCCGGGGTGCGCGGCGGGGAGCAGCCCCAGCCGGACCTGCAGGTCGGGCTCCGCACGCTGCGCATCGTGCTCGCGGCGCAGGAGTCGGCCCGCACGGGACGCACGATCGAGGTCGCCGCGCTCTGA
- a CDS encoding Gfo/Idh/MocA family protein produces MTAPPLRIGLVGAGGISASHLPHLLALGAEVYVHSEQGAAEAVARHGGGTVVDTLDELLELVDVVDVVTPTWTHAPIVRRALEAGKDVISEKPLARTDADAEELVALAARLGRRLHPAHVVRFFPEYVRLKEAVDQGLLGDLAVLRFSRAGAYPTRTPWFADRELSGGIIMDQMIHDLDIARWVAGEVVRVSAVSTRAGDAEHPIEAAHVLLTHASGAISHVAGVWGPAHLRFTTEYTVTGTGGQLEHSSAVQRGYVADLAGGGTGGDLVPDTDPAEDPYFVELREFTRAFAGGPEPRVSAADGAAAVRIATAALESLDTGQPVDLAPALGGEA; encoded by the coding sequence ATGACAGCTCCACCCCTCCGCATCGGCCTCGTCGGGGCCGGCGGCATCAGCGCGTCGCACCTGCCGCACCTGCTCGCGCTCGGCGCCGAGGTCTACGTCCACTCCGAGCAGGGCGCCGCCGAGGCGGTCGCCCGGCACGGCGGCGGCACGGTCGTCGACACCCTCGACGAGCTGCTCGAGCTGGTCGACGTCGTCGACGTGGTCACGCCCACCTGGACGCACGCGCCGATCGTGCGCCGGGCGCTCGAGGCGGGCAAGGACGTCATCAGCGAGAAGCCGCTCGCGCGCACGGACGCCGACGCCGAGGAGCTGGTCGCGCTCGCCGCCCGGCTCGGACGCCGGCTGCACCCCGCGCACGTCGTGCGGTTCTTCCCCGAGTACGTGCGCCTCAAGGAGGCCGTCGACCAGGGCCTCCTCGGCGACCTCGCGGTGCTGCGGTTCTCGCGCGCCGGCGCCTACCCGACCCGCACGCCCTGGTTCGCCGACCGGGAGCTCTCGGGCGGCATCATCATGGACCAGATGATCCACGACCTCGACATCGCGCGCTGGGTCGCTGGCGAGGTCGTGCGGGTCTCCGCCGTCTCCACCCGCGCGGGCGACGCCGAGCACCCGATCGAGGCGGCGCACGTGCTGCTGACGCACGCGTCCGGCGCGATCAGCCACGTCGCCGGCGTCTGGGGCCCGGCGCACCTGCGCTTCACGACCGAGTACACGGTCACGGGCACGGGCGGGCAGCTCGAGCACTCCTCGGCGGTGCAACGGGGCTACGTGGCCGACCTCGCCGGGGGCGGGACGGGCGGGGATCTCGTGCCCGACACGGATCCCGCCGAGGACCCGTACTTCGTCGAGCTGCGCGAGTTCACGCGCGCGTTCGCGGGCGGACCCGAGCCGCGCGTGAGCGCCGCGGACGGTGCCGCGGCCGTGCGGATCGCCACCGCCGCGCTCGAGAGCCTCGACACCGGGCAGCCGGTGGACCTCGCGCCCGCTCTCGGCGGGGAGGCGTGA